A single window of Streptomyces aquilus DNA harbors:
- a CDS encoding alpha/beta fold hydrolase, whose product MLSSFTLGHDGERLSGVQDGGGSGWATVVVLHGAGNGSTERLTPVLAEFAGRGCGVLALDFSGHGESSGELRELSLRRRFEQAAAVIDARVPAAGSLVLVGFSMSGQTVADLVRHYGRRVSAIGLCAPAVYAAEAWDVPFGDGDGRFSEIIRTPDSWHEAPALNTLRAYEGRAVLAVPRHDAVIPAAVTEAVQDALAARSQFTRVEFPDAGHRLGVWFHDHPDDLREFADALLADGWTATRAWLAKQLPEGRTVATTRFLSGGWSSQMRGLTLDDGAELVLRSFVKPFFRHHAPGLLAREAAILTLLAGADGVPAPALLAVDATAELADHPSLLMSRLPGRVRVDEEDLVRRLDLLAGQLARIHAVVPEERPRTYQAWTSPERARVPAGAMWERAVDVIRREPPSYEGVFLHRDFHPGNVLFAGGRISGVVDWVETSWGPADLDVAHCSTALALLHGPEHGLAFRERYEAQGGRHLADGADHLYWRLLDALGYAPDAAKLAGPWRELGRSDLTPEMLGGRLEAYVGGLLERYA is encoded by the coding sequence ATGCTCTCCTCCTTCACCCTCGGTCATGACGGCGAACGGCTCAGCGGGGTGCAGGACGGCGGTGGTTCGGGGTGGGCCACCGTCGTCGTGCTGCACGGGGCGGGCAACGGCAGCACGGAGCGGCTGACGCCGGTGCTGGCGGAGTTCGCCGGCCGTGGCTGCGGGGTGCTCGCCCTGGACTTCTCCGGGCACGGTGAATCCAGCGGTGAGCTACGGGAGTTGAGTCTGCGTCGGCGGTTCGAGCAGGCCGCCGCGGTGATCGACGCGCGGGTGCCGGCGGCCGGGTCGCTGGTCCTGGTCGGGTTCAGCATGAGCGGGCAGACGGTCGCGGATCTCGTACGGCACTACGGGCGGCGCGTGTCGGCGATCGGCCTGTGCGCGCCCGCGGTGTACGCGGCCGAGGCGTGGGACGTGCCCTTCGGGGACGGCGACGGGCGGTTCAGCGAGATCATCCGTACCCCGGACAGCTGGCACGAGGCACCCGCGCTGAACACGCTGCGGGCGTACGAGGGCCGGGCGGTGCTGGCGGTGCCGCGGCACGATGCGGTGATCCCGGCCGCCGTGACCGAGGCCGTGCAGGACGCGCTGGCCGCGCGGTCGCAGTTCACCCGCGTCGAATTCCCGGACGCCGGACACCGGTTGGGGGTCTGGTTCCACGATCACCCGGACGACCTGCGGGAGTTCGCCGACGCGCTGCTGGCCGACGGCTGGACCGCGACCCGCGCCTGGCTGGCCAAGCAGCTCCCCGAGGGCCGTACGGTCGCCACGACCCGTTTCCTGTCGGGCGGTTGGAGCTCGCAGATGCGCGGGCTCACCCTCGACGACGGCGCGGAGCTGGTGCTGCGGTCCTTCGTGAAGCCCTTCTTCCGGCACCACGCCCCCGGGCTCCTCGCGCGCGAGGCGGCCATCCTCACGCTGCTCGCCGGAGCGGACGGCGTCCCGGCCCCCGCGCTGCTCGCCGTGGACGCCACCGCCGAACTCGCCGACCATCCCAGCCTGTTGATGTCCAGGCTGCCGGGCCGGGTGCGGGTGGACGAGGAGGATCTCGTACGACGCCTGGACCTGCTGGCGGGGCAACTCGCCCGTATACACGCCGTCGTACCGGAGGAACGGCCGCGGACGTATCAGGCGTGGACGTCTCCCGAGCGGGCGCGGGTGCCGGCGGGCGCGATGTGGGAGCGGGCCGTGGACGTCATCCGGCGCGAGCCGCCGTCGTACGAAGGGGTCTTCCTGCACCGGGACTTCCACCCGGGGAACGTCCTCTTCGCCGGGGGGCGGATCAGCGGGGTCGTCGACTGGGTGGAGACCTCCTGGGGGCCGGCCGACCTGGACGTGGCCCACTGCTCGACGGCGCTGGCGCTGCTGCACGGGCCGGAGCACGGGCTGGCGTTCCGGGAGCGGTACGAGGCGCAGGGCGGGCGGCACCTCGCGGACGGGGCCGACCACTTGTACTGGCGGCTGCTCGACGCCCTCGGTTACGCCCCCGACGCCGCGAAGCTTGCGGGGCCGTGGCGCGAACTGGGGCGGAGCGATCTGACGCCGGAGATGCTGGGCGGGCGGCTGGAGGCTTATGTGGGCGGGTTGTTGGAGCGGTACGCCTGA
- a CDS encoding SDR family oxidoreductase, whose amino-acid sequence MRLLVLGGTEFVGRAVVEAALGRGWDVTVFHRGRHAPVAGVRSLHGDRTAPDGLAALAGTDTWDAVVDTWSAAPLAVRDAARLLRGRAQRYVYVSSRSVYAWPPAAELTEDAPLVEGASADAGQSDYARDKRGGELAATEVFGADRSLLVRAGLILGPYENIGRLPWWLTRIARGGPVLAPGPRDLPLQYIDVRDLAAWVLGAVERELSGPYNLVGPSGHATMGGLLEACAKVTGSGAELRWTDPDVVLGAGIEPWTQLPVWVPPGSDLHAALHTGDVTKALDTGLTCRPVTETVADTWSWLREIGGTAPQRPDRPAAGLDPEVEAKVLGLAGGVPGTTP is encoded by the coding sequence ATGAGACTTCTGGTGCTGGGTGGTACGGAGTTCGTGGGGCGCGCCGTCGTCGAGGCGGCGCTCGGGCGCGGCTGGGACGTGACCGTCTTCCACCGGGGACGGCACGCACCCGTGGCCGGGGTGCGGTCGCTGCACGGCGACCGCACCGCGCCCGACGGGCTCGCCGCCCTGGCCGGCACGGACACCTGGGACGCCGTCGTCGACACCTGGTCGGCGGCACCCCTGGCGGTGCGGGACGCGGCGCGGCTGCTGCGGGGCCGCGCACAGCGGTACGTGTACGTGTCGAGCCGCTCGGTGTACGCATGGCCGCCGGCCGCCGAACTGACCGAGGACGCACCCCTGGTGGAGGGCGCCTCGGCCGATGCCGGGCAGAGCGACTACGCCCGTGACAAGCGGGGCGGCGAGCTGGCCGCGACCGAGGTCTTCGGCGCGGACCGCTCGCTGCTCGTCCGCGCGGGGCTGATCCTCGGGCCGTACGAGAACATCGGGCGGCTGCCCTGGTGGCTGACCCGGATCGCGCGGGGCGGGCCCGTGCTGGCCCCGGGGCCGCGGGATCTGCCCCTCCAGTACATCGACGTCCGCGACCTCGCCGCGTGGGTACTGGGCGCCGTGGAGCGGGAGTTGAGCGGGCCGTACAACCTGGTCGGGCCGAGCGGGCACGCCACCATGGGCGGCCTTCTGGAGGCCTGCGCGAAGGTCACCGGCTCCGGTGCCGAGCTGCGCTGGACCGACCCGGACGTCGTCCTCGGCGCCGGCATCGAGCCCTGGACGCAGCTGCCGGTGTGGGTGCCGCCGGGCAGCGACCTGCATGCGGCCCTGCACACCGGTGACGTCACCAAGGCACTGGACACGGGACTGACGTGCCGTCCCGTCACCGAGACCGTCGCCGACACCTGGAGCTGGCTGCGGGAGATCGGCGGCACCGCGCCGCAGCGGCCGGACCGGCCCGCCGCGGGGCTCGACCCGGAGGTGGAGGCGAAGGTACTGGGGCTTGCCGGGGGTGTACCTGGCACCACCCCCTGA
- the glnII gene encoding glutamine synthetase — MTFKAEYIWIDGTEPTAKLRSKTKILADDAKGAELPIWGFDGSSTNQAEGHSSDRVLKPVFSCPDPIRGGDDILVLCEVLDIDFTPHSSNTRAALAEVAEKFASQEPIFGIEQEYTFFKDGYPLGFPKGGFPAPQGGYYCGVGADEIFGRDVVEAHLENCLKAGLGISGINAEVMPGQWEFQVGPLSPLEVSDHLWVARWLLYRTAEDFGISATLDPKPVKGDWNGAGAHTNFSTKAMREGYDAIITACESLGEGSKPLDHVKNYGAGIDDRLTGLHETAPWNEYSYGVSNRGASVRIPWQVEKDGKGYIEDRRPNANVDPYVVTRLIVDTCCTALEKAGQS; from the coding sequence GTGACCTTCAAGGCTGAGTACATCTGGATCGACGGCACCGAGCCGACGGCCAAGCTCCGTTCCAAGACGAAGATCCTGGCGGACGACGCCAAGGGCGCGGAGCTGCCGATCTGGGGCTTCGACGGGTCGTCCACGAACCAGGCCGAGGGGCACTCCTCGGACCGCGTGCTCAAGCCGGTCTTCTCCTGCCCGGACCCGATCCGCGGCGGCGACGACATCCTGGTCCTGTGCGAGGTCCTCGACATCGACTTCACGCCGCACTCCTCCAACACCCGTGCCGCGCTGGCCGAGGTCGCCGAGAAGTTCGCCTCCCAGGAGCCGATCTTCGGCATCGAGCAGGAGTACACCTTCTTCAAGGACGGCTACCCGCTCGGCTTCCCGAAGGGCGGCTTCCCGGCCCCGCAGGGCGGCTACTACTGCGGTGTCGGCGCCGACGAGATCTTCGGCCGTGACGTCGTCGAGGCGCACCTGGAGAACTGCCTGAAGGCCGGTCTCGGCATCTCCGGCATCAACGCCGAGGTCATGCCCGGCCAGTGGGAGTTCCAGGTCGGCCCGCTGTCCCCGCTCGAGGTCTCGGACCACCTGTGGGTGGCCCGCTGGCTGCTCTACCGCACCGCCGAGGACTTCGGCATCTCCGCAACCCTGGACCCGAAGCCGGTCAAGGGCGACTGGAACGGCGCCGGCGCGCACACCAACTTCTCCACCAAGGCGATGCGCGAGGGCTACGACGCGATCATCACCGCGTGCGAGTCGCTCGGTGAGGGCTCCAAGCCGCTGGACCACGTGAAGAACTACGGCGCCGGCATCGACGACCGCCTGACCGGTCTGCACGAGACCGCCCCGTGGAACGAGTACTCCTACGGTGTCTCCAACCGCGGCGCCTCGGTCCGTATCCCGTGGCAGGTCGAGAAGGACGGCAAGGGCTACATCGAGGACCGCCGCCCCAACGCCAACGTCGACCCGTACGTCGTGACGCGGCTGATCGTCGACACCTGCTGCACCGCGCTGGAGAAGGCCGGCCAGAGCTGA
- a CDS encoding DUF6891 domain-containing protein, which translates to MEIDGGLDIKVETENWQTHARISAERLSGLVERIGGERDRFLIVQRIPDLPDVFAQVWHEEGGDYRLEHRRSYDEFFGTNLTDLGRVADLLTGWARQDAGWDAGVDWELIELGPREEVPDLPDEVRETVEERVRVRLRCGYDTRRVLAEIAEDYLVEGDERPVSKPQAQRLVDRLWLERVAEQETWEGVTDPERLTRAFEALEAAGITARENFTCCRSCGTGEIGAEREDARGYVFFHQQVTEQAAEGHGLALYYGGFDGSDETTTAVGQEVVAALTTVGLSTQWDGSPGRAIDVGPLNWRKRLVG; encoded by the coding sequence ATGGAGATCGACGGGGGTCTGGACATCAAGGTCGAGACCGAGAACTGGCAGACGCACGCGCGGATTTCGGCGGAGCGGCTCAGCGGGCTGGTGGAGCGGATCGGGGGCGAGCGGGACCGGTTCCTGATCGTCCAGCGGATACCGGACCTCCCGGACGTCTTCGCCCAGGTGTGGCACGAGGAGGGCGGGGACTACCGGCTGGAGCACCGGCGCAGCTATGACGAGTTCTTCGGTACGAACCTCACCGACCTCGGCCGGGTCGCGGACCTTCTGACCGGTTGGGCCCGGCAGGACGCCGGCTGGGACGCGGGCGTCGACTGGGAGCTGATCGAGCTGGGTCCGCGGGAGGAGGTTCCCGACCTTCCGGACGAGGTGCGGGAGACGGTCGAGGAGCGGGTGCGGGTGCGGCTGCGCTGCGGGTACGACACCCGGCGGGTGCTCGCCGAGATCGCCGAGGACTACCTGGTCGAGGGCGACGAACGGCCCGTGTCCAAGCCCCAGGCGCAGCGGCTGGTGGACAGGCTGTGGCTGGAGCGGGTGGCCGAGCAGGAGACCTGGGAGGGGGTCACCGACCCCGAGCGGCTCACCCGCGCCTTCGAGGCCCTGGAGGCCGCCGGCATCACCGCCCGGGAGAACTTCACCTGCTGCCGGAGCTGCGGCACCGGCGAGATCGGCGCCGAGCGGGAGGACGCGCGCGGATACGTCTTCTTCCATCAGCAGGTCACCGAGCAGGCCGCCGAGGGCCACGGACTCGCCCTCTACTACGGCGGGTTCGACGGCTCGGACGAGACCACCACCGCCGTCGGCCAGGAGGTCGTCGCCGCCCTCACCACCGTCGGGCTGTCCACCCAGTGGGACGGCAGTCCGGGCCGGGCCATCGACGTCGGCCCCCTGAACTGGCGCAAACGCCTGGTGGGGTGA
- a CDS encoding DUF2252 domain-containing protein codes for MSAPGTPGSPGVAGTSGGPSPGDRAAQGRSARKRVPRSAHATWIPSLDRPDPVAVLERQGRDRLPELLPIRYGRMSASPFAFLRGAAAVMATDLASQPHTGLTVQLCGDAHLLNFGLYASPERSLLFDLNDFDETFPGPFEWDVKRLAASVVVAARENGHSEAKAHRAAVEATAAYRTSMRRLSGLGELAVWYESLDADALLPLVRSTRLRRRARSTLTRARRRTSLQALGKLTEVVDGRRRIIEDPPLLERAGVPDMAALRKIFSDYRSTLSEERRLLLDRYRFVDAARKVVGVGSVGTRCFIVLLAGRDADDPLFLQIKEARKSVLEEHLPSGPYVHPGHRVVAGQRLLQAAGDIFLGWMSGPQGRAYYWRQLRDMKGSAEVAGMSPAELTTYARLCGTALARAHARSGDRIAIAAYLGGGDTFDHAIAEFARSYAVQTTTDHTTLGAAIAAGVVTAAPEV; via the coding sequence ATGAGCGCCCCGGGAACCCCCGGCTCCCCCGGCGTCGCCGGAACCTCCGGCGGCCCCAGCCCCGGCGACCGCGCCGCCCAAGGACGATCCGCCCGCAAACGCGTCCCCCGCTCCGCCCACGCCACCTGGATCCCCTCCCTCGACCGCCCCGACCCCGTCGCCGTCCTGGAACGCCAGGGCCGTGACCGCCTCCCGGAGCTGCTGCCGATCAGATACGGCAGGATGTCGGCCTCCCCGTTCGCCTTCCTGCGCGGCGCCGCCGCCGTGATGGCCACCGACCTCGCGTCGCAGCCTCACACCGGCCTCACCGTGCAGCTCTGCGGCGACGCCCACCTCCTCAACTTCGGCCTCTACGCCTCTCCGGAACGCAGCCTCCTCTTCGACCTCAACGACTTCGACGAGACGTTCCCCGGCCCCTTCGAGTGGGACGTCAAACGCCTCGCCGCCAGCGTCGTCGTGGCCGCCCGCGAGAACGGCCACAGCGAGGCGAAGGCGCACCGGGCGGCCGTGGAGGCGACCGCCGCGTACCGCACGTCGATGCGCCGGCTCTCCGGGCTCGGGGAACTCGCCGTCTGGTACGAGAGCCTGGACGCCGACGCGCTGCTCCCGCTCGTCCGCTCCACCCGCCTCCGTCGCCGAGCCCGGTCGACCCTCACCCGGGCCCGCCGCCGCACCAGCCTCCAGGCCCTCGGCAAGCTGACCGAGGTCGTCGACGGGCGCCGCCGGATCATCGAGGACCCGCCGCTCCTCGAACGCGCCGGTGTCCCCGACATGGCCGCCCTGCGCAAGATCTTCAGCGACTACCGCTCCACCCTCTCCGAGGAACGCCGCCTCCTCCTCGACCGCTATCGCTTCGTCGACGCCGCCCGCAAGGTCGTCGGCGTCGGCAGCGTCGGCACCCGCTGCTTCATCGTGCTGCTCGCCGGCCGGGACGCGGACGACCCGCTGTTCCTCCAGATCAAGGAGGCGCGGAAGTCCGTACTGGAGGAGCATCTGCCGAGCGGGCCGTACGTCCATCCCGGGCACCGGGTCGTCGCCGGCCAGCGACTGCTCCAGGCCGCCGGCGACATCTTCCTGGGCTGGATGAGCGGACCGCAGGGGCGCGCCTACTACTGGCGGCAGCTGCGCGACATGAAGGGCTCGGCGGAGGTCGCCGGGATGAGCCCGGCGGAGCTCACCACGTACGCCCGCCTGTGCGGCACCGCGCTGGCCCGCGCCCACGCGCGCTCCGGCGACCGCATCGCCATCGCCGCCTATCTGGGCGGCGGCGACACCTTCGACCACGCGATCGCCGAGTTCGCCCGCTCCTACGCCGTCCAGACCACCACCGACCACACCACCCTGGGCGCCGCGATCGCCGCGGGCGTGGTGACGGCGGCACCGGAGGTGTGA
- a CDS encoding arsenate reductase family protein, with protein MEIWINPACSKCRSAIGLLDAEGADYTVRRYLEDVPSEAEIRAVLDRLGLEPWDITRTQEADAKELGLKEWARDETSRDRWVKALAEHPKLIQRPIITADDGTAVVGRSEEAVRDALSR; from the coding sequence ATGGAGATCTGGATCAACCCGGCCTGTTCCAAGTGCCGCAGCGCCATCGGCCTGCTCGATGCGGAGGGGGCCGACTACACCGTCCGCCGCTATCTGGAGGACGTGCCGAGCGAGGCCGAGATCAGGGCCGTACTCGACCGGCTCGGCCTCGAACCATGGGACATCACCCGCACCCAGGAGGCCGACGCCAAGGAGCTCGGGCTCAAGGAGTGGGCGCGGGACGAGACGTCGCGGGACCGGTGGGTCAAGGCGCTCGCCGAGCACCCCAAGCTGATCCAGCGGCCGATCATCACGGCGGACGACGGCACGGCGGTGGTGGGCCGCAGCGAAGAGGCCGTCCGGGACGCCCTGTCCCGGTAG
- a CDS encoding winged helix DNA-binding domain-containing protein, translated as MRYVGVEERRGRLGVRHRLATGSRAERPEEVAEALVALHGSDPATVHLAVGARLAESGKTVAETERALYEDRTLVRMHGMRHTVFVFPAELTAVVHASTGLVVAGRERTSLVKDMAKAGAPDAAWLADVEASTLAALERRGQATAAELAQDEPRLREQFVYAAGKSYEGVHTVSTRLLRVLGVEGKVVRGRPLGSWTSSQFRWAAAPPHPELDVAEAQASLLRHWLTACGPATEDDLKWWTGWKVTDVRRALAAIGAEAVALDEGTGYVAQGDAEPVDGGDRPWAALLPALDPTAMGWQRRDWFLAPALRPPLFDRSGNVGPTVWWHGRVVGGWAQRPDGEIVWRLLDEDGVGREAKAAIAAEAERLRGWVGATRVTPRFRTPLERELSA; from the coding sequence ATGCGGTACGTCGGGGTGGAGGAGCGGCGCGGACGGCTGGGCGTGCGGCATCGGCTGGCGACGGGCTCGCGAGCAGAGCGGCCCGAGGAGGTCGCCGAGGCTCTCGTCGCGTTGCACGGCAGCGATCCGGCGACCGTGCATCTGGCCGTCGGGGCCCGGCTGGCGGAGTCCGGCAAGACCGTCGCGGAGACCGAGCGCGCGCTGTACGAGGACCGGACCCTGGTGCGGATGCACGGCATGCGGCACACGGTGTTCGTGTTCCCCGCGGAGCTGACCGCGGTGGTGCACGCCTCCACCGGGCTGGTCGTGGCGGGGCGTGAACGGACCTCGCTGGTCAAGGACATGGCCAAGGCGGGGGCGCCGGACGCCGCCTGGCTGGCGGACGTCGAGGCGTCCACGCTGGCCGCCCTGGAGCGGCGCGGGCAGGCGACCGCGGCCGAACTCGCGCAGGACGAGCCGCGGTTGCGGGAGCAGTTCGTGTACGCCGCCGGGAAGAGCTACGAGGGTGTCCACACCGTCTCGACCCGGCTGCTGAGGGTGTTGGGGGTGGAGGGGAAGGTCGTACGAGGGCGGCCGTTGGGGTCCTGGACCTCGAGTCAGTTCCGGTGGGCCGCCGCTCCCCCGCATCCCGAACTCGACGTGGCCGAGGCCCAGGCGTCCCTGCTCCGCCACTGGCTCACGGCGTGCGGACCGGCCACGGAGGACGACCTCAAGTGGTGGACCGGCTGGAAGGTGACGGACGTCCGGCGGGCGCTGGCGGCGATCGGCGCGGAGGCCGTGGCGCTCGACGAGGGCACCGGGTATGTGGCGCAGGGGGACGCCGAGCCCGTGGACGGGGGTGACCGGCCCTGGGCCGCTCTGCTGCCCGCTCTCGATCCGACCGCCATGGGCTGGCAGCGGCGGGACTGGTTTCTCGCGCCCGCTCTGCGGCCCCCGCTGTTCGACAGAAGCGGCAATGTCGGGCCCACCGTGTGGTGGCACGGCCGGGTGGTGGGCGGCTGGGCCCAGCGGCCCGACGGGGAGATCGTCTGGCGGCTGCTGGACGAGGACGGGGTCGGGCGGGAGGCGAAGGCGGCCATCGCCGCGGAGGCGGAGCGGCTGCGCGGGTGGGTGGGGGCGACCCGGGTGACACCCCGCTTCCGGACGCCGCTGGAGCGGGAGTTGTCGGCATAG
- a CDS encoding winged helix-turn-helix domain-containing protein, with amino-acid sequence MATTRSLSPAPLGTAPAEPGPRHRLRAVGPDDVLHVADFLPPGATWLPAPQHTLPTLPGQPPMIGYLVLVPADQQPLLPTEPAATGAPGALSAPGALGADSDDEPLVRIDTVQRTAEVNGVELDLTYLEFELLAHLVANPHRVHTRDQLVTTVWGYGHVGDGRTVDVHIARLRRKLGAQHRQAIQTIRRVGYKYAPPTGR; translated from the coding sequence ATGGCGACCACTCGTTCTCTGTCTCCCGCCCCCCTCGGCACCGCCCCGGCCGAGCCCGGCCCCCGGCACCGGCTCAGGGCCGTCGGCCCCGACGACGTACTGCACGTGGCGGACTTCCTGCCGCCGGGTGCCACCTGGCTGCCCGCCCCGCAGCACACGCTGCCCACGCTGCCGGGCCAGCCGCCGATGATCGGCTACCTGGTGCTCGTCCCGGCCGACCAGCAGCCGCTGCTGCCGACCGAACCGGCCGCGACCGGTGCACCCGGCGCCCTGAGTGCGCCGGGCGCCCTGGGTGCCGACAGCGACGACGAACCGCTCGTCCGCATCGACACCGTGCAGCGCACCGCCGAGGTGAACGGCGTCGAACTCGACCTCACGTACCTGGAGTTCGAGCTCCTCGCCCACCTCGTCGCCAACCCGCACCGGGTGCACACCCGCGACCAGCTGGTCACGACCGTGTGGGGCTACGGCCACGTGGGCGACGGCCGCACCGTCGACGTCCACATCGCCCGGCTGCGCCGCAAGCTGGGCGCCCAGCACCGGCAGGCGATCCAGACGATCCGCCGGGTCGGCTACAAGTACGCGCCGCCGACCGGGCGCTGA
- a CDS encoding MarR family winged helix-turn-helix transcriptional regulator, with the protein MSGTTPQGPEMEIVHLLRAVTVELGLHSARFAQRHAMHPTDVRALIALMDAARAREEMTAGRLGAALGLNSAGTTALVDRLERAGHVRRVRGERDRRKVVIEVSEGAVALGRAFFGPVIERAVGLLETYDERERAAIRGFLTGVRDAVAEED; encoded by the coding sequence ATGAGCGGCACGACACCCCAGGGGCCCGAGATGGAGATCGTCCATCTGCTGCGCGCCGTCACCGTCGAACTCGGCCTGCACAGCGCCCGGTTCGCCCAGCGCCACGCCATGCACCCGACGGACGTGCGGGCCCTGATCGCCCTCATGGACGCCGCACGCGCGCGTGAGGAGATGACGGCAGGGCGGCTCGGGGCGGCGCTCGGGCTGAACTCGGCGGGCACGACCGCGCTGGTCGACCGGCTGGAGCGGGCGGGGCATGTCCGGCGGGTGCGTGGGGAGCGGGACCGGCGCAAGGTGGTGATCGAGGTGAGCGAGGGGGCGGTCGCGCTCGGACGGGCCTTCTTCGGGCCGGTGATCGAGCGGGCCGTGGGGCTGCTGGAGACGTACGACGAGCGGGAGCGGGCCGCGATCCGGGGGTTCCTGACGGGGGTGCGGGACGCGGTGGCCGAGGAGGACTGA
- a CDS encoding alpha/beta fold hydrolase — protein sequence MSTYDDDAFQAAYDKVMAKWPAEREAVRVPTPFGATHVTVCGPAGAPPLVLLPGGGATSASWYAQAADLARSHRVHAVDLIGDAGRSVPAADRHPRTVADLAAWLDAVLDGLDIEETDLGGHSYGAFVALHHALHARVREPGRVRSLFLLDPTLCFAGYRPAYLLHALPMLLRPAPHRVRAFLKWETGGVPLDPDWLRLQEAAAGFPSVAKPVTGPRPADEALRGLDVPVLLLVAANSRTHDTYKVTARASELLPHAETVVVPDVSHHALPQSAPAELGRRLTEFLRR from the coding sequence ATGAGCACGTACGACGACGACGCTTTCCAGGCGGCCTACGACAAGGTCATGGCCAAGTGGCCCGCGGAGCGGGAGGCGGTCCGGGTCCCCACGCCCTTCGGCGCGACCCACGTCACCGTGTGCGGACCGGCCGGCGCGCCCCCGCTCGTCCTGCTGCCCGGCGGCGGCGCGACCTCCGCGTCCTGGTACGCCCAGGCCGCCGACCTGGCCCGCAGTCACCGCGTGCACGCCGTCGACCTGATCGGCGACGCGGGCCGCAGCGTCCCGGCCGCCGACCGTCACCCCCGTACGGTCGCCGACCTGGCGGCATGGCTGGACGCGGTCCTCGACGGCCTCGACATCGAGGAGACGGATCTGGGCGGGCACTCGTACGGCGCCTTCGTCGCCCTGCACCACGCCCTGCACGCGCGCGTGCGTGAACCGGGGCGGGTGCGCAGCCTGTTCCTGCTGGACCCCACCCTGTGCTTCGCCGGATACCGGCCGGCGTATCTGCTTCACGCCCTGCCGATGCTGCTGCGGCCCGCGCCCCACCGCGTCCGGGCCTTCCTGAAGTGGGAGACCGGGGGAGTGCCGCTCGACCCCGACTGGCTCCGCCTCCAGGAGGCGGCCGCCGGCTTCCCCTCCGTAGCGAAGCCGGTGACCGGCCCGCGCCCGGCCGATGAGGCCCTGCGCGGCCTTGACGTGCCGGTCCTGCTGCTCGTGGCCGCGAACAGCAGGACACATGACACGTACAAGGTGACGGCCAGGGCGAGTGAACTGCTGCCGCACGCCGAGACGGTGGTGGTCCCCGACGTCTCGCATCACGCGCTGCCGCAGTCGGCACCCGCCGAACTGGGCCGCCGCCTCACGGAGTTCCTACGTCGTTGA